In methanogenic archaeon ISO4-H5, the following are encoded in one genomic region:
- a CDS encoding indole-3-glycerol phosphate synthase TrpC: MSGNILRTLADDARIRVQNSMKIVSPAEMANLARKMDCDTGFPFEKALKQPGMSFICECKKASPSKGVIAEEFPYLQIAKAYEEAGAAAISVLTEPTKFLGEGRFLKEISENVSIPCLRKDFIVDEYMIYEAKTLGASAVLLICALLNEEDLRRFVKIAHGLGITAFVETRTASEIDMAVRAGARVIGVNNRDLRDFSVDIKTCLMLRQHVPSDIVFVAESGISNREDIERLEKAGVDAVLIGETLMRASDKKKALAELRGSP, from the coding sequence ATGAGCGGCAATATCCTCAGGACTCTGGCGGACGATGCCAGGATCCGTGTCCAGAACTCAATGAAGATCGTCTCCCCCGCAGAGATGGCCAATCTGGCCAGAAAGATGGACTGCGATACCGGTTTCCCCTTCGAGAAAGCACTGAAACAGCCGGGGATGAGCTTCATCTGCGAATGCAAGAAGGCCTCTCCTTCTAAAGGGGTCATCGCAGAGGAGTTCCCTTACCTGCAGATTGCGAAGGCATACGAGGAAGCGGGTGCGGCGGCCATCTCTGTCCTCACCGAACCCACGAAGTTCCTGGGAGAGGGGAGATTCCTGAAGGAGATCTCCGAGAACGTTTCGATACCCTGTCTCCGCAAGGACTTCATCGTGGACGAGTACATGATCTACGAGGCCAAGACCCTCGGAGCCTCCGCTGTGCTGCTGATCTGCGCATTGCTGAACGAAGAGGACCTCAGAAGGTTCGTGAAGATCGCCCACGGCCTGGGAATAACCGCGTTCGTGGAGACCCGCACCGCATCCGAGATCGACATGGCGGTGAGGGCAGGAGCCCGGGTCATCGGCGTGAACAACCGCGACCTCAGGGACTTCTCGGTGGACATCAAGACCTGCCTGATGCTGAGGCAGCACGTACCCTCCGACATTGTATTCGTGGCTGAGAGCGGCATCTCCAACAGGGAGGACATCGAGCGCCTGGAGAAGGCGGGAGTCGATGCCGTGCTCATAGGCGAGACCCTGATGAGAGCATCCGACAAGAAGAAGGCCCTGGCAGAACTGAGGGGTTCCCCTTGA
- a CDS encoding phosphoribosylanthranilate isomerase TrpF, which produces MTLIKLCGMMRPEDITVCNRLHPDYAGFVFWDKSKRCVSVNTARALIADLDEGIVPVGVFRNQSLSEVISAADTGIRMIQLHGSEDQGFINLVKEQTGLPVIKAFTVTDEESITESLRISSDHIMYDSGAGSGMKSDWSLLRNIQTPYFLAGGLDAGNVEEAIKELHPYAVDVSSGIETDGRKDPAKMETFTEAVRRADLNHRKEEK; this is translated from the coding sequence TTGACTCTCATCAAGCTCTGCGGGATGATGCGCCCCGAGGACATCACAGTGTGCAACAGACTGCATCCCGACTATGCGGGATTCGTATTCTGGGACAAGAGCAAACGCTGCGTTTCCGTCAATACCGCAAGGGCTCTGATAGCAGACCTCGACGAAGGAATCGTCCCGGTGGGAGTGTTCCGCAATCAATCCCTCTCGGAGGTAATCTCAGCCGCAGACACAGGTATTCGCATGATCCAGCTTCACGGTTCTGAGGACCAGGGATTCATCAACCTCGTGAAGGAACAGACCGGACTCCCGGTCATAAAAGCGTTCACGGTTACAGATGAAGAGAGCATCACCGAATCACTCAGGATCTCCAGCGATCACATCATGTACGACAGCGGAGCCGGAAGCGGAATGAAATCCGACTGGTCCCTGCTCAGGAACATACAAACACCTTACTTCCTCGCGGGGGGCTTGGATGCCGGAAACGTAGAGGAAGCGATAAAAGAGCTGCACCCTTACGCGGTGGACGTCAGCTCAGGCATCGAGACAGACGGGCGCAAGGACCCCGCAAAGATGGAAACATTCACGGAGGCCGTCCGCAGGGCGGACCTTAACCACAGGAAGGAAGAGAAATGA
- a CDS encoding anthranilate phosphoribosyltransferase TrpD2, giving the protein MIKEAIIKLVNKGDLTYDEAFTVMNEIMDGNTTPTQNAAFLAALTTKNTRTETEAEIAGCASAMRSHAMTVEHPYKVLDIVGTGGDGSNTFNISTTSAFVISAGGTKVAKHGNRAASSKSGAADCLEALEINLDQPPERAVKLLDDPGICFMFAQRYHSSMKYVGPIRKELGFRTVFNILGPLTNPARPAYQVLGVYDVMLVNPLAHVLSSLGVEKGMVVYGTDGLDEFSPVGPTRICDFEGDKYDTYTVDPEDLGIVRCSKSDIAGGSPEDNARITLDILKGKKGPKYDTVLLNAGAGLYVSRQASSVKDGMELADKLIADGRAYEQYERFRAASNQ; this is encoded by the coding sequence ATGATAAAAGAAGCTATCATCAAACTAGTCAACAAGGGGGACCTCACCTACGACGAAGCGTTCACCGTCATGAACGAGATCATGGACGGGAACACCACCCCCACCCAGAACGCGGCCTTCCTGGCGGCACTGACCACCAAGAATACCAGGACCGAGACCGAAGCGGAGATCGCCGGATGTGCCAGCGCCATGCGTTCCCACGCCATGACTGTGGAACATCCTTACAAAGTTCTCGACATCGTCGGTACCGGAGGCGACGGTTCCAACACATTCAACATCTCCACCACCTCAGCTTTCGTCATCTCGGCCGGAGGCACCAAGGTGGCCAAGCACGGCAACCGTGCCGCCTCCTCGAAATCGGGAGCGGCAGACTGCCTCGAAGCCCTGGAGATCAACCTCGACCAGCCCCCGGAGAGAGCGGTAAAACTCCTTGATGACCCCGGAATCTGCTTCATGTTCGCCCAGAGGTACCACTCTTCGATGAAGTACGTCGGTCCCATCAGGAAGGAACTCGGATTCAGGACGGTGTTCAACATCCTCGGTCCGCTGACCAATCCCGCCAGGCCTGCATACCAGGTCCTGGGAGTGTACGACGTCATGCTCGTGAACCCTCTGGCACATGTGCTATCATCCCTCGGGGTGGAGAAAGGTATGGTCGTCTACGGAACCGACGGACTCGACGAGTTCTCACCTGTAGGGCCTACCAGGATCTGCGATTTCGAAGGCGACAAATACGACACCTACACCGTAGATCCCGAAGATCTGGGCATCGTCCGCTGCTCTAAATCGGATATCGCGGGAGGAAGTCCCGAGGACAACGCCCGCATCACCCTCGACATTCTCAAGGGAAAGAAGGGACCGAAGTACGACACCGTCCTCCTCAACGCGGGAGCGGGACTCTATGTCAGCAGGCAGGCATCCTCCGTCAAGGACGGAATGGAACTGGCGGACAAGCTCATCGCCGACGGCAGGGCATACGAACAGTACGAGAGATTCAGGGCGGCATCCAACCAATGA